In Acaryochloris marina S15, a single genomic region encodes these proteins:
- a CDS encoding DUF11 domain-containing protein → MRPPHLPFPNQSFPRWARALTSTLVLSSLFSSSAISWAQTTEEEDSRDLLNNTASYSYTNPNTDTLIESFTNPISNVLDPSLLDPRGQVLGCGGEPLADYTGFTVGLYNIDPTDPTQSELGSLVSLTRTEVPDLPNNGIPLGITPNGSNLNPFPLSNADQGTYSYLLDPSRGQLSVGQSYILVVTPPDASIYNQRRVRLTITSIIPTGNRNLVTYTATSLDGLPIAAEGAINFEDTVTTIGDAERISLQLLALNFSSALCQTNQIQISKSGDRANAAPGDSVIYRLTLRNLSDGELDTISVQDILPAGFKLLPNSVRGALDGTEVPITVEQNGQNLTFRTDAVIPLEGVINVVYAAQLTPDAIRGDGRNSASVLGFRVDNNLDVRDGPVVHRVRVNPGILTDCGNILGRVFVDKNFDGEQQTGEPGVPNAVVWMDDGNRITTDENGLFHVRCVLPGPRTGALDLTTLPGYTLAPNLQFIESNSPSRLVKLSPGSSVRMNFGVTPTFQEESK, encoded by the coding sequence GTGAGACCACCTCACTTGCCATTCCCCAATCAATCCTTCCCCAGGTGGGCTCGTGCTCTGACCTCAACCTTGGTTTTGAGCAGTTTATTCTCGAGTTCTGCAATATCTTGGGCCCAAACAACGGAGGAAGAAGATTCCAGAGATCTGCTCAATAACACCGCTTCATATTCCTACACCAATCCCAATACTGACACGCTGATCGAAAGCTTCACCAATCCGATTTCAAACGTGTTGGACCCTTCGTTACTCGACCCCCGTGGACAAGTCTTAGGTTGTGGCGGAGAACCTCTGGCAGACTATACCGGATTTACGGTCGGTCTCTACAATATCGATCCCACCGATCCAACCCAATCGGAACTGGGTAGTTTAGTTTCACTGACTCGAACAGAAGTTCCTGATCTACCCAATAATGGTATTCCCCTGGGAATCACCCCCAATGGGTCTAACTTAAATCCGTTCCCCCTTAGCAATGCAGACCAAGGGACCTATAGCTATCTATTAGATCCTAGCCGGGGACAGCTCTCTGTTGGTCAATCTTACATCTTAGTCGTCACACCACCGGACGCGTCCATCTACAATCAGCGCCGAGTTCGTCTGACGATTACATCTATCATACCGACGGGCAACCGTAACTTAGTTACCTATACAGCTACTTCCCTCGATGGTTTGCCCATCGCCGCAGAAGGAGCCATCAACTTTGAAGATACGGTAACCACCATTGGCGATGCTGAGCGAATCTCGTTGCAGTTATTGGCCCTAAACTTCTCTTCCGCCCTATGCCAGACCAATCAGATTCAAATCAGTAAATCTGGGGACCGGGCCAATGCTGCCCCCGGAGATTCAGTGATTTACCGTCTGACCCTGCGCAACCTGTCGGATGGAGAGCTAGACACCATCTCGGTGCAGGATATTTTACCCGCCGGATTTAAGTTACTCCCCAACTCAGTCAGGGGGGCGCTAGACGGAACAGAAGTTCCCATTACGGTTGAGCAAAACGGCCAAAATCTAACCTTTAGAACCGACGCAGTCATCCCCTTAGAAGGCGTGATCAATGTCGTCTATGCGGCCCAACTCACCCCAGATGCGATTAGAGGCGATGGCAGAAATTCCGCCTCGGTTCTAGGATTCCGAGTGGATAACAACCTAGATGTCCGGGATGGCCCCGTAGTTCACCGCGTACGGGTGAACCCAGGCATTCTTACAGACTGTGGCAATATTTTAGGTCGAGTCTTTGTTGACAAAAACTTTGATGGCGAACAGCAAACGGGAGAACCTGGCGTTCCCAATGCTGTGGTCTGGATGGATGACGGCAATCGCATTACAACCGATGAGAATGGCCTCTTCCATGTCAGATGTGTGTTGCCTGGACCTCGCACCGGCGCTCTGGACCTAACCACATTGCCCGGTTACACCTTGGCACCCAATCTCCAATTTATAGAAAGCAATAGCCCTTCGCGTTTGGTCAAACTCTCTCCCGGTAGCAGTGTACGCATGAACTTCGGTGTCACACCTACCTTCCAGGAGGAGTCCAAATAA